In Macaca nemestrina isolate mMacNem1 chromosome 11, mMacNem.hap1, whole genome shotgun sequence, a single window of DNA contains:
- the LOC105468112 gene encoding peptidyl-prolyl cis-trans isomerase-like 3, whose protein sequence is MSVTLHTDVGDIKIEVFCERTPKTCENFLALCASNYYNGCIFHRNIKGFMVQTGDPTGTGRGGSSIWGKKFEDEYSEYLKHSVRGVVSMANNGPNTNGSQFFITYGKQPHLDMKYTVFGKVIDGLETLDELEKLPVNEKTYRPLNDVHIKDITIHANPFAQ, encoded by the exons ATG tCTGTGACACTGCATACAGATGTAGGTGATATTAAAATTGAAGTCTTCTGTGAGAGGACACCCAAAACATGTGAG AATTTCTTGGCTCTTTGTGCCAGTAATTACTACAATGGATGTATATTTCATAGGAATATCAAGGGTTTCATGGTTCAAACAGGAGATCCAACAG GAACTGGAAGAGGCGGCAGCAGTATATGGGGCAAGAAGTTTGAGGATGAATACAGTGAATATCTTAAG CACAGTGTTAGAGGTGTTGTATCTATGGCTAATAATGGCCCGAACACCAATGGATCTCAGTTCTTCATCACCTATGGCAAACAGCCACATTTGGACATGAAATACACCGTATTTGGGAA GGTAATAGATGGTCTGGAAACTCTAGATGAGTTGGAGAAGTTGCCAGTAAATGAGAAGACTTATCGACCTCTTAATGATGTACACATTAAGGACATAACTATTCATGCCAACCCATTTGCTCAGTAG